From the genome of Meiothermus sp. CFH 77666, one region includes:
- a CDS encoding DUF11 domain-containing protein — MRSFATVFNSNTTGDIRILGNTLMTCGSSTVTPTNPPSCNTNNTSQNNNLQTAFVDFDTDSSTSNSSRAALSLPSGAQVLFAGLYWGARANPSTTTRNQIRWRPPGSSGYQTLTADWIETITTQGAAASRPYAAFANVTSLVQSAGAGDYWVGDITALTGNDGLGFYAGWSLVVVYQHSSEPLRRLTVSHGLAVVSSGNNVTQTVSGLLTPAVGTVQARVGAVAWEGDGGINGDQFQIRPTGSPTWTSLSDTQNPSNNFFNSSISALDTRYSAKSPDYINQLALDADIVQYNSLPNNTTSVDLQFTSTGDTYFPQVLTFAVNIYAPDLTSTFTKSVADLNGGNVLIGDILEYTVSFTNTGQDGATNVVVRDPIPTGTQYVPGSLQVISNAPSAPTGTFSDAAGDDIAEYSPSCSELSGSPPCVRFRLGTGANASQGGLILPTQGASVRFRVQVLPSAAGQTITNTAQVSYNAQTLGTAFNQTASANVSTTVPTPPSISKAFGPASIPIGNPSTLTITLSNPNAQTATLTAALVDNLPSGLTVASPPAATTTCTGGTLTANPGSTSVTLSSGAQIPANSTCTISVNVTGSTPGSYTNTLNAGALQTNLGNSTAPATATLTILGASLSGRIYADSQPNGLREPDETWTGPTVYVNLVQGSSVVQSVAVSAGSGAYTFSAVAPGSYTLVVSTTPSSTTPTAPTGWLFINPAGSRPINMGSSSISDQDFGLFNGSRIRGTVFYDDGLSSGTANDARQNGGEPGIPNVLVSASDGTNSKSVTTDAGGAYTLFIPASFGSTVTLSHPQQPATGSNVGGASVSLATSYGSAAAASRTISGFSPGQYYEGYNFGVVRDSRLSPDQSGQSPSPGTITYGHLYRPGTLGTVNLIQSGGSYTYALRRDVNCDGDFADPGEGFQPLPQSFTVDATWPRETDGSLRACALELQVVVPAGLPAGRVDMAQLQAVLGWANNPAITDNRRVFDTTTVVSAGGLQLLKEVRNVSTGSPFAANGQGRPGEVLEYRIAYRNIGSQPIFSVVLADPIPFFTDLVQNAYGGSGEVELACPNGSLVYPNLGPATNISLNLASLCPLSTAPHPSGSGTAPALLPGQGGYFLYRVQVK, encoded by the coding sequence GTGCGTAGTTTTGCTACGGTATTCAACTCCAACACCACCGGGGATATCAGAATTCTGGGTAACACCCTGATGACCTGTGGATCGAGCACGGTCACCCCCACCAATCCGCCAAGCTGCAACACCAACAACACAAGTCAAAACAATAACCTACAGACCGCATTTGTCGATTTCGACACAGACTCGTCCACATCTAATTCCTCTCGAGCGGCCCTGAGCCTACCGAGTGGAGCCCAGGTGCTCTTTGCCGGGCTGTACTGGGGGGCTCGTGCCAATCCGAGCACAACCACACGAAACCAGATTCGTTGGCGGCCTCCCGGCAGCAGCGGCTACCAGACCCTAACCGCAGACTGGATAGAAACCATCACAACGCAAGGGGCCGCCGCCAGCCGCCCTTATGCGGCCTTTGCAAACGTGACCAGCCTGGTACAAAGTGCCGGAGCAGGTGATTACTGGGTAGGCGATATTACCGCCCTCACAGGCAACGACGGGCTGGGTTTCTACGCTGGCTGGAGTTTGGTGGTAGTCTACCAACACTCCTCTGAGCCCCTACGCCGCCTGACTGTTTCGCATGGGCTGGCTGTGGTCAGCAGTGGCAATAATGTCACCCAAACCGTTTCCGGGCTGCTCACGCCTGCGGTGGGCACGGTGCAGGCCCGCGTGGGCGCGGTGGCCTGGGAAGGGGATGGGGGTATTAACGGCGACCAGTTTCAGATTCGCCCAACCGGTAGCCCCACCTGGACAAGCCTGTCGGACACACAAAACCCCAGCAACAACTTCTTTAACTCCAGCATCAGCGCTTTGGACACCCGTTACAGCGCCAAGTCCCCGGACTACATCAATCAGCTTGCTCTGGACGCCGACATCGTGCAGTACAACAGCCTGCCCAACAACACCACCTCGGTAGACTTGCAGTTCACCTCTACGGGGGATACCTATTTCCCACAGGTGCTCACCTTTGCCGTCAACATCTATGCCCCCGACCTCACTTCCACCTTTACCAAAAGCGTAGCTGACCTTAATGGGGGCAACGTACTCATAGGGGACATTCTGGAATACACGGTGAGCTTCACCAACACCGGCCAGGATGGTGCTACTAACGTTGTCGTGCGAGACCCCATTCCCACTGGCACCCAGTATGTGCCGGGCAGCCTGCAGGTGATCTCCAACGCCCCCAGCGCACCCACCGGCACCTTTAGCGATGCTGCCGGGGACGATATTGCCGAGTACAGCCCCTCTTGCAGCGAGCTGTCGGGCAGCCCCCCTTGCGTACGCTTCCGGCTGGGAACCGGCGCCAACGCCAGCCAGGGAGGGCTCATCCTGCCCACTCAGGGAGCCAGCGTGCGCTTCAGGGTGCAGGTGCTGCCCAGCGCAGCCGGTCAAACCATTACCAACACCGCTCAGGTCAGTTACAACGCCCAGACCCTGGGCACAGCCTTCAACCAGACCGCCAGCGCCAATGTCAGCACTACTGTTCCCACCCCACCCAGCATCAGTAAGGCCTTCGGCCCCGCTAGCATTCCCATCGGCAACCCCAGCACGCTCACCATCACCCTTTCCAACCCCAATGCTCAAACCGCCACGCTTACGGCGGCTCTGGTGGACAATTTGCCTTCGGGCCTGACGGTAGCCAGTCCGCCCGCTGCCACCACCACCTGCACGGGCGGAACCCTCACAGCCAATCCTGGCAGCACCTCGGTCACCCTTAGCAGCGGGGCACAGATACCCGCAAACAGCACCTGCACAATCAGCGTGAACGTTACGGGCAGCACTCCTGGGAGCTACACCAACACCTTGAACGCCGGAGCCCTGCAAACCAACCTGGGCAACAGCACCGCCCCGGCCACCGCAACGCTCACCATCCTGGGGGCCAGCTTATCGGGCCGGATCTACGCCGATTCACAACCCAACGGACTGCGTGAACCGGACGAGACCTGGACTGGCCCCACCGTATATGTGAACCTGGTACAGGGAAGCAGTGTGGTGCAGTCGGTAGCGGTAAGCGCTGGAAGTGGTGCCTACACCTTCAGCGCTGTGGCCCCCGGCAGCTATACCTTGGTAGTCTCTACCACTCCCAGTAGCACTACCCCAACGGCTCCTACCGGGTGGCTCTTCATCAACCCGGCAGGCTCACGCCCCATCAATATGGGCAGCAGTTCCATTTCCGACCAGGACTTTGGCCTGTTCAACGGTTCGCGCATTCGCGGCACGGTTTTCTACGACGATGGCCTGAGCAGCGGAACCGCCAACGACGCGCGGCAAAACGGGGGGGAGCCTGGCATTCCCAATGTCTTGGTATCGGCCTCAGATGGAACCAATAGCAAGAGCGTTACTACCGATGCCGGCGGCGCTTATACGCTGTTTATCCCGGCCAGCTTTGGTTCTACCGTTACCCTGAGCCACCCTCAGCAGCCCGCTACCGGAAGCAACGTGGGCGGGGCCAGCGTGAGTCTGGCCACCAGCTACGGCAGCGCTGCCGCAGCGAGCCGAACCATCAGCGGCTTTAGCCCTGGGCAGTATTACGAAGGCTACAACTTTGGGGTGGTACGCGATAGCCGTCTGAGCCCGGATCAGTCGGGGCAGTCGCCCAGCCCCGGTACAATTACCTACGGTCACCTGTACCGTCCGGGCACCCTGGGCACGGTAAACCTTATCCAGAGCGGGGGCAGCTACACCTACGCCCTGCGCCGCGACGTGAACTGCGATGGCGATTTTGCCGACCCCGGCGAGGGCTTCCAGCCTTTGCCGCAGAGCTTCACGGTGGACGCCACCTGGCCGCGTGAAACCGACGGCAGCTTGCGGGCCTGCGCCCTCGAGTTGCAGGTAGTGGTTCCGGCGGGTCTGCCGGCGGGGCGGGTGGACATGGCCCAGCTTCAGGCCGTCCTGGGGTGGGCAAACAACCCGGCTATTACCGACAACCGGCGGGTTTTCGACACCACCACTGTGGTTTCGGCGGGGGGGCTGCAACTGCTCAAGGAGGTTCGCAACGTGAGCACGGGTAGTCCCTTTGCAGCTAACGGGCAGGGGCGGCCGGGCGAGGTACTCGAGTACCGCATTGCTTATCGGAACATTGGCAGCCAGCCCATCTTTAGCGTGGTGCTGGCCGACCCCATCCCCTTCTTCACCGACCTGGTACAGAACGCTTATGGAGGCAGCGGCGAGGTAGAACTGGCCTGCCCAAATGGCTCGCTGGTATACCCCAATCTGGGCCCCGCAACCAACATCAGCCTCAACCTGGCCTCGCTATGCCCGCTCAGCACGGCCCCCCACCCCAGTGGCAGCGGTACCGCACCGGCCCTCCTTCCTGGGCAGGGGGGTTACTTCCTGTACCGGGTTCAGGTAAAGTAA